The following proteins are encoded in a genomic region of Actinomadura sp. NAK00032:
- a CDS encoding HpcH/HpaI aldolase/citrate lyase family protein, whose amino-acid sequence MRHFDHIDAARRKHLFYRHPRPFDRHDDPAVLAVALGATLYCPATRPALAADIERAAGRGVMSMVVCLEDAIADTEVAAGEANLVAQFQALHAGGADVPLLFVRIRDPRQIGDLLHRLGGAADLVSGFVLPKFTPASGGAFLDALADAADRTGLRLLAMPVIESPEAVYAETRPEMLDDVARLLGKHRPRVLAVRIGATDMSAAYGLRRPPDLTIYDIRPVANVICDVVNVLGRADGTGYVVTGPVWEYFSAGERMFKPQLRQSPFDAQQAAPLRQRLITSDLDGLIREVHLDKANGLTGKTVIHPSHVAAVHALSVVTHEEYCDAADILGVAGGGAMASSYANKMNEAKPHRAWAQRLMLRARVFGVAAEGVTFVELLEAAGSR is encoded by the coding sequence ATGCGGCATTTCGACCACATCGACGCCGCGCGTCGCAAGCACCTGTTCTACCGGCACCCCCGCCCGTTCGACCGGCACGACGACCCGGCGGTGCTGGCCGTCGCGCTCGGCGCGACGCTGTACTGCCCGGCGACCAGGCCCGCCCTCGCCGCCGACATCGAGCGGGCGGCGGGGCGCGGCGTCATGAGCATGGTCGTCTGCCTGGAGGACGCGATCGCCGACACGGAGGTCGCGGCCGGCGAGGCGAACCTGGTGGCGCAGTTCCAGGCGCTGCACGCGGGCGGCGCGGACGTGCCGCTGCTGTTCGTCCGGATCCGCGACCCCCGGCAGATCGGCGACCTGCTCCACCGGCTCGGCGGCGCCGCCGACCTGGTCAGCGGGTTCGTGCTGCCGAAGTTCACGCCGGCCTCCGGTGGAGCGTTCCTCGACGCGCTCGCGGACGCCGCCGACCGCACCGGGCTGCGGCTGCTGGCGATGCCGGTGATCGAGAGCCCGGAGGCGGTGTACGCCGAGACCCGCCCGGAGATGCTGGACGACGTGGCGCGGCTGCTCGGCAAGCACCGGCCGCGGGTCCTCGCGGTCCGGATCGGGGCGACCGACATGTCCGCCGCCTACGGGCTGCGCCGGCCGCCGGACCTCACGATCTACGACATCCGCCCGGTCGCGAACGTGATCTGCGACGTGGTCAACGTCCTCGGCCGGGCCGACGGCACCGGGTACGTGGTGACCGGCCCGGTGTGGGAGTACTTCTCGGCGGGGGAGCGGATGTTCAAGCCGCAGCTGCGGCAGTCGCCGTTCGACGCGCAGCAGGCGGCGCCGCTGCGGCAGCGGCTGATCACCTCCGACCTGGACGGCCTGATCCGCGAGGTCCACCTGGACAAGGCCAACGGCCTGACCGGCAAGACCGTGATCCACCCGAGCCATGTGGCGGCCGTCCACGCGCTGTCGGTGGTGACGCACGAGGAGTACTGCGACGCCGCCGACATCCTCGGCGTCGCCGGGGGCGGGGCGATGGCCAGCTCGTACGCCAACAAGATGAACGAGGCGAAGCCGCACCGCGCGTGGGCGCAGCGGCTGATGCTGCGCGCCCGGGTGTTCGGGGTCGCGGCGGAGGGCGTCACGTTCGTCGAGCTGCTGGAAGCGGCGGGCAGCCGGTGA
- a CDS encoding phosphoribosyltransferase family protein, with protein MTASRVSARWVSARLGVRLADGASPAGAGLSSLVGLAVRRNPRRAHLLVSAVLGKHVPTDPRLVYGSGLLLGELVRARLRGEEPPHPGALLPDALRGVPGAAAGLRDLMRAPRSPVDAIVLGYAETATALGHSVADALGGAYYLHSTRRPVRGFAAYGGFEEEHSHATSHLLLPADPALLDRDVPVVLVDDELSTGRTVLNTIETLHAVRPRGHYVLASLVDLRDPADRARMEAFADRLGTRIDAVALAGGHVELPEGILEAGQSLVAGLSSASAAAPGAAPSAVARAVLDWPAGLPDGGRHGFLPEHRARLEKDLARMGDVLAAKLVRGASRVLVLGFEELMYAPLRLAEALADTLPDVDVRYSTTTRSPVLAVDDPGYAIRTRLMFSSHDDPADGPGERYAYNVAPGAGERGFDQIVFVVDDIGDTDALAGGLLERLRALAPVLVATVPAHRRDT; from the coding sequence GTGACCGCGTCCCGGGTCTCCGCGCGCTGGGTCTCCGCGCGCCTCGGGGTGCGGCTGGCCGACGGCGCGTCCCCGGCCGGTGCCGGGCTGTCGTCGCTGGTGGGGCTGGCGGTGCGCCGCAATCCGCGCCGCGCGCACCTGCTGGTCTCGGCGGTGCTGGGCAAGCACGTCCCGACGGATCCGCGGCTCGTGTACGGGTCGGGGCTGCTGCTGGGCGAGCTCGTGCGCGCGCGCCTGCGGGGTGAGGAGCCGCCTCATCCCGGTGCTCTGCTGCCGGACGCCCTGCGCGGCGTGCCAGGGGCCGCTGCGGGGCTGCGTGACCTCATGCGCGCCCCTAGAAGCCCTGTGGACGCGATCGTCCTGGGCTACGCCGAGACCGCCACAGCCTTGGGGCACTCGGTGGCGGACGCTCTGGGCGGTGCCTACTACCTGCACTCGACGCGGCGTCCCGTCCGGGGGTTCGCCGCCTACGGCGGGTTCGAGGAGGAGCACAGCCACGCCACGAGCCATCTGCTGCTGCCTGCCGACCCGGCCCTGCTCGACCGGGATGTACCGGTGGTGCTGGTGGACGACGAGCTGTCCACGGGCCGGACGGTCCTGAACACCATCGAGACCCTGCACGCCGTCCGGCCGAGGGGGCATTACGTCCTGGCGTCCCTGGTCGACCTGCGCGACCCCGCCGACCGGGCGCGGATGGAAGCTTTCGCCGACCGCCTGGGCACCCGCATCGACGCGGTGGCGCTGGCCGGGGGGCACGTGGAGCTTCCCGAGGGGATCCTGGAGGCGGGGCAGTCGCTCGTTGCCGGCCTCTCCAGCGCTTCTGCCGCCGCCCCTGGGGCCGCGCCGTCTGCGGTGGCACGGGCCGTGCTGGACTGGCCCGCCGGGCTACCGGACGGCGGACGCCACGGCTTCCTCCCCGAGCACAGGGCGCGGCTGGAGAAGGACCTCGCCCGCATGGGCGACGTCCTCGCGGCGAAGCTCGTCCGAGGGGCCTCACGGGTGCTCGTACTGGGCTTCGAGGAGCTGATGTACGCGCCGCTGCGCCTGGCGGAGGCGCTCGCCGACACCCTGCCGGACGTGGACGTCCGCTACTCCACGACCACGCGTTCACCTGTGCTCGCCGTAGACGACCCGGGGTACGCGATAAGAACGCGCCTGATGTTCTCCTCACACGACGACCCCGCCGACGGGCCGGGGGAGCGGTACGCCTACAACGTGGCCCCCGGCGCCGGTGAGCGCGGGTTCGACCAGATCGTCTTCGTGGTGGACGACATCGGAGACACCGACGCGCTCGCAGGCGGGCTCCTGGAACGGCTGCGCGCGCTTGCCCCGGTGCTGGTCGCGACCGTCCCCGCCCACAGGAGGGATACGTGA
- a CDS encoding cysteine protease StiP family protein — MKPLYGPSFGSYPADDVAWLLKDLSHVRLEAPTEEREAAIQAGRAHYAESLPVEYQPGPEYRRLFHRALEASAERLAYAAGLVTELVLAERGPDAVLVSLARAGTPVGILLRRWARYAHGLDLPHYAVSIVRDRGIDASALRYLADHHDPAAVMFVDGWTGKGAITRELTAALAPTPFPADLAVLADPGRCTSLHGTRDDFLIPSACLNSTVSGLVSRTVLNAELIGPDDFHGAKFYRELAGDDVSAVFLDAVCARFPDVAERVAKDLPGLRAADRAPDWSGWEAVARCAEAEGTDDLNLVKPGIGETTRVLLRRVPWKVLVRADAGPEVTHIRLLAAERGVPVHEVEPERFPYACMGFIHPRFGKGAVQ; from the coding sequence GTGAAGCCGCTGTACGGGCCGTCCTTCGGCAGCTACCCGGCTGACGACGTCGCCTGGCTGCTCAAGGACCTCTCGCACGTACGGCTCGAGGCGCCGACGGAGGAGCGCGAGGCGGCGATCCAGGCGGGACGCGCCCACTACGCCGAGTCGCTCCCCGTCGAGTACCAGCCGGGCCCGGAGTACCGGCGGCTGTTCCACCGGGCGCTGGAGGCGTCGGCGGAGCGGCTCGCCTACGCGGCCGGGCTGGTCACCGAGCTGGTCCTCGCCGAGCGCGGCCCGGACGCCGTCCTGGTCTCGCTGGCCCGCGCCGGGACGCCCGTCGGGATCCTGCTGCGCCGCTGGGCCCGGTACGCCCACGGCCTGGACCTGCCGCACTACGCGGTCAGCATCGTCCGGGACCGGGGCATCGACGCCTCGGCGCTGCGCTACCTCGCCGACCACCACGACCCGGCGGCCGTGATGTTCGTGGACGGCTGGACCGGCAAGGGCGCGATCACGCGGGAGCTGACCGCCGCGCTCGCGCCGACCCCGTTCCCCGCCGACCTCGCCGTCCTCGCCGACCCGGGGCGCTGCACGTCCCTCCACGGCACCCGCGATGACTTCCTGATCCCGTCCGCGTGCCTCAACTCGACCGTGTCCGGCCTGGTCAGCCGGACCGTCCTGAACGCCGAGCTGATCGGGCCGGACGACTTCCACGGCGCCAAGTTCTACCGGGAACTGGCCGGCGACGACGTGTCCGCGGTGTTCCTCGACGCCGTGTGCGCGCGGTTCCCCGACGTGGCCGAGCGCGTCGCCAAGGACCTCCCCGGCCTCCGCGCCGCCGACCGCGCGCCCGACTGGTCGGGCTGGGAGGCCGTCGCGCGCTGCGCCGAGGCCGAGGGCACCGACGACCTGAACCTCGTCAAGCCGGGGATCGGGGAGACGACCCGGGTGCTGCTGCGGCGCGTCCCGTGGAAGGTCCTCGTGCGCGCGGACGCCGGCCCCGAGGTGACGCACATCAGGCTGCTCGCCGCCGAACGCGGCGTGCCCGTCCACGAGGTGGAGCCCGAACGGTTCCCCTACGCGTGCATGGGGTTCATCCATCCGCGCTTCGGCAAGGGAGCCGTCCAGTGA
- a CDS encoding HAD family hydrolase, with the protein MTVLVCSDLDRTLIYSAAAFALDGPDETMPRLLCVEFYQGAPLSYMTEPSARTLETLATAAAFVPTTTRTPEQYRRIHLLEKPPAFAICANGGHILVDGLEDPEWARAVRARAEDGCAPLADVQHHLARTGGDFVLKRRTASDLFAYTVVDRAALPPGWVDDLTGWCAERGWRTSLQGRKVYCLPACLTKAAAAAEVARRTGAAATLAAGDSLLDIELLEAADRSIRPAHGELHDTGWTSPTTAVTSARGIAAGQEIAEWLLARATEP; encoded by the coding sequence GTGACCGTCCTGGTGTGCTCCGACCTCGACCGCACGCTCATCTACTCCGCGGCTGCCTTCGCCTTGGACGGCCCAGACGAGACCATGCCGCGCCTACTCTGCGTGGAGTTCTACCAAGGCGCGCCGCTCTCCTACATGACCGAGCCCTCAGCGCGGACGCTCGAAACCCTCGCGACGGCCGCCGCGTTCGTCCCGACGACGACGCGCACACCCGAGCAGTACCGGCGCATCCACCTGCTGGAGAAGCCGCCCGCGTTCGCCATCTGCGCCAACGGCGGCCACATCCTCGTGGACGGCCTGGAAGACCCCGAATGGGCGCGGGCCGTCCGCGCCCGGGCCGAGGACGGCTGCGCGCCTCTCGCGGACGTCCAGCACCATCTCGCCCGGACGGGCGGCGACTTCGTCCTGAAGCGGCGCACGGCCTCCGACCTGTTCGCCTACACCGTCGTCGACCGGGCCGCCCTGCCGCCCGGATGGGTCGACGACCTCACCGGCTGGTGCGCCGAACGCGGCTGGCGGACGTCCCTGCAGGGCCGCAAGGTCTACTGCCTGCCCGCCTGCCTGACCAAGGCCGCCGCCGCCGCGGAGGTCGCCCGCCGCACCGGCGCCGCCGCCACCCTCGCCGCCGGCGACTCCCTCCTCGACATCGAACTCCTCGAAGCGGCAGACCGGTCGATCCGCCCCGCCCACGGCGAACTGCACGACACCGGCTGGACGTCCCCCACCACCGCCGTCACGTCCGCCCGGGGCATCGCCGCAGGCCAGGAGATCGCTGAATGGCTCCTGGCACGCGCCACCGAACCGTAA